One Oryza glaberrima chromosome 10, OglaRS2, whole genome shotgun sequence DNA segment encodes these proteins:
- the LOC127753034 gene encoding LRR receptor-like serine/threonine-protein kinase FLS2 codes for MPTMTFLSLFLNSLNGSFPEFVIRSGNLTFLDLSHNNFSGSIPDMLPEKLPNLMYLNLSFNAFSGQIPASIGRLTKLLDLRIDSNNLTGGVPVFLGSMSQLKVLDLGFNPLGGTIPPVLGQLQMLQQLSIMNAELVSTLPPELGNLKNLTVMELSMNQLSGGLPPEFAGMQAMRVFSISTNNLTGEIPPALFTSWPELISFQVQNNLFTGKIPPELGKAGKLIVLFMFGNRLSGSIPAALGSLTSLEDLDLSDNDLTGGIPPELGHLSHLTFLKLSHNSISGPIPGNMGNNFKMQGVDHSSGNSSNSRSGSDFCQLLSLKILYLSNIKLTGKLPDCWWNLQNLQFIDLSNNAFSGEIPTVQTNYNCSLESVHLADNGFTGVFPSSLEMCKALITLDIGNNRFFGGIPPWIGKGLLSLKFLSLKSNNFTGEIPSELSNLSQLQLLDISNNGLTGLIPKSFGNLTSMKNPNTLSAQETLEWSSYINWLLYSDGIDTIWKGREQFFEKTIELLTGINLSGNSLSQCIPDELTTLQGLLFLNLSRNHLSCGIPKNIGNMKNLEFLDLSLNELSGAIPPSLADISTLDILNLSNNHLSGKIPTGNQLQTLSDPSIYHNNYGLCGFPLNISCTSSSLASDERFCRKCKDQYLSYCVMAGVVFGFWVWFGMFFFSGTLRYGVFGFVDCIQCKVMQKVYCINQFLSRGTTA; via the coding sequence ATGCCCACCATGACGTTCCTGTCTCTTTTCCTCAACTCCCTCAACGGCAGCTTCCCGGAGTTCGTCATCCGCAGCGGCAACCTCACTTTCCTCGACCTGTCGCACAACAATTTCTCTGGGTCCATACCAGACATGCTGCCGGAAAAGCTCCCGAATCTGATGTACCTCAACTTGTCCTTCAACGCGTTCTCCGGTCAAATTCCGGCGTCGATCGGGAGGTTGACGAAGCTCCTGGACCTTCGGATTGACAGCAACAACCTCACCGGTGGCGTCCCGGTGTTCCTGGGGTCGATGTCGCAGTTGAAGGTTCTTGATCTCGGATTCAACCCGCTGGGCGGTACTATCCCACCTGTTCTTGGCCAGCTCCAGATGCTGCAGCAGCTCAGCATCATGAACGCCGAGCTCGTTTCAACTCTGCCGCCTGAGCTGGGAAATCTTAAGAATCTCACTGTCATGGAGCTGTCCATGAACCAGCTCTCCGGTGGATTGCCGCCGGAGTTCGCCGGGATGCAAGCAATGCGGGTGTTCAGCATTTCAACGAACAACCTCACCGGTGAGATCCCACCGGCGTTGTTCACGAGCTGGCCCGAGCTCATATCCTTCCAAGTGCAGAACAACTTGTTCACCGGCAAGATTCCGCCGGAGCTGGGAAAGGCAGGGAAACTGATAGTGTTGTTCATGTTTGGAAATAGATTATCAGGCAGCATACCCGCAGCATTAGGGAGTTTGACAAGCTTGGAGGATCTTGATTTGTCAGATAATGATCTGACAGGAGGTATTCCACCTGAGTTGGGTCATCTCAGCCATTTGACATTCCTGAAGCTGAGCCATAACTCCATTTCAGGACCGATTCCGGGAAATATGGGCAACAATTTCAAGATGCAGGGAGTTGATCATTCGTCAGGGAATTCCTCTAACAGCAGATCTGGTTCGGATTTCTGTCAACTGCTCTCCCTAAAGATCCTGTACCTGTCAAACATCAAGCTCACTGGTAAGCTGCCCGACTGCTGGTGGAACCTGCAAAATCTGCAGTTCATCGACTTGTCCAACAATGCATTCTCAGGTGAAATCCCTACAGTTCAGACGAACTACAACTGTTCTCTTGAATCGGTTCATCTTGCCGACAACGGCTTCACCGGTGTTTTTCCATCATCGTTAGAGATGTGTAAGGCGCTGATCACCCTAGATATTGGGAACAACAGATTCTTTGGAGGTATTCCTCCTTGGATTGGGAAAGGCCTTCTGTCGTTGAAGTTTCTTAGCCTGAAATCAAACAACTTCACAGGTGAAATCCCTTCAGAGTTGTCGAATCTCTCTCAACTTCAACTGTTAGACATAAGCAACAACGGTTTGACAGGATTGATTCCCAAATCTTTTGGCAACCTAACTTCCATGAAGAATCCAAATACTTTATCTGCTCAAGAAACATTAGAATGGTCTTCTTACATAAATTGGCTGCTTTACTCGGATGGAATCGATACAATCTGGAAGGGGCGAGAGCAATTTTTCGAAAAAACAATTGAATTACTAACGGGTATCAATTTGTCAGGTAACTCATTGTCGCAGTGTATCCCTGATGAGTTAACAACCCTCCAAGGCCTTCTATTTCTGAACTTGTCAAGAAACCATCTGTCATGCGGCATACCTAAAAACATTGGTAATATGAAAAATCTAGAGTTCCTTGACCTCTCATTGAATGAACTTTCAGGAGCCATTCCTCCAAGCCTTGCTGATATATCTACTCTTGACATTCTAAATCTCTCGAATAATCATCTATCAGGTAAGATACCCACTGGGAATCAACTTCAAACCCTCAGTGACCCATCAATATACCACAACAATTATGGTCTATGTGGCTTTCCATTGAACATTTCATGCACAAGTTCTTCACTTGCATCGGATGAGAGATTTTGTAGAAAATGCAAGGACCAGTATCTATCCTACTGTGTGATGGCTGGAGTGGTTTTCGGGTTTTGGGTATGGTTTGGAATGTTCTTTTTCAGTGGAACCTTAAGGTATGGTGTTTTCGGCTTTGTTGATTGCATACAGTGTAAGGTTATGCAGAAGGTGTACTGTATTAATCAATTTCTTTCAAGAGGAACTACTGCTTAG